A region of Chitinophaga horti DNA encodes the following proteins:
- a CDS encoding TlpA family protein disulfide reductase translates to MKEKDIDVRQTYWNQVNQLKKRNEHLTAAGHAWTTRYDSLKQAIANWKYDLMAKDLNLANFYRLYDDVLLRAANNRQLLEPIRKTYAKYLERYPQHPYSQKIQDGLSGLLQVFPGNPYITFHATDLAGKDQPIAPYINGKFSLIDLWGSWCGPCIAKSRMVVPLFEKYKDKGFAVVGVAREFDNTKALERCLKREQFPWPQLVEVNDRHGIWNKYGVQNNAGLFILIDAQGKILAIDPTPEELAQYLRVLDQPNTSSIAMPSASATPLP, encoded by the coding sequence ATGAAGGAGAAGGACATAGATGTGCGACAAACTTACTGGAACCAGGTTAACCAGCTAAAGAAGCGAAACGAGCACCTGACTGCAGCAGGCCATGCATGGACGACGCGCTATGACAGCCTGAAACAGGCAATCGCGAACTGGAAGTATGATTTGATGGCCAAAGACCTCAACCTGGCTAACTTCTACCGGTTATATGACGACGTGCTTTTAAGGGCTGCCAACAACCGTCAACTTCTTGAGCCCATCCGGAAAACGTACGCAAAATACCTGGAGCGGTATCCTCAGCATCCATATTCACAGAAGATACAGGACGGCCTGAGCGGTTTGCTACAAGTGTTTCCGGGCAATCCATACATTACCTTCCATGCTACCGACCTGGCCGGAAAGGATCAGCCGATCGCACCATACATCAATGGCAAATTCAGCCTGATCGACCTCTGGGGATCCTGGTGCGGGCCCTGTATCGCCAAGTCGCGTATGGTGGTTCCCCTGTTCGAAAAATACAAAGACAAAGGCTTCGCCGTCGTGGGCGTGGCGCGGGAGTTCGACAATACAAAAGCGCTGGAGCGCTGCTTAAAACGCGAACAATTCCCGTGGCCCCAGCTTGTTGAAGTGAACGACCGGCACGGCATCTGGAACAAATACGGGGTGCAGAACAATGCCGGTCTGTTCATATTGATCGATGCCCAGGGTAAAATACTGGCCATCGATCCTACGCCGGAAGAACTGGCGCAATACCTGCGGGTACTGGATCAACCCAATACTTCATCGATCGCTATGCCCAGCGCATCTGCCACGCCTTTACCATAA